In one Mastacembelus armatus chromosome 19, fMasArm1.2, whole genome shotgun sequence genomic region, the following are encoded:
- the LOC113135126 gene encoding microfibril-associated glycoprotein 4-like translates to MKLLAVVVLLLAPLASHCAPLVLPLDCSDIYNHDQSRPSGVYTIYPIGATSAVQVYCDMNSEGGRWTVFQRRMDGSVNFYRPWDHYKFGFGTAAGEYWLGLESLFHLTQRKRYELRVDMEDFSGTRAFARYSSFSIDSESEGYRLHVSGFSNGGAGDALSLISGLKFSTFDRDQDTWDNNCARSFLGAFWYSNCHSANPNGVYRWGADGALYAVGVSWYPWKGHDYSMKTFSMKIRPVQ, encoded by the exons ATGAAG ctgctggcAGTCGTCGTCCTCCTCCTGGCTCCACTGGCGTCCCACTGTGCGCCCCTGGTCCTCCCACTGGACTGCAGCGACATCTATAACCATGACCAGAGCCGACCCAGTGGAGTTTACACCATCTATCCCATAGGAGCCACATCTGCTGTTCAG gtgtaCTGCGACATGAACTCTGAGGGAGGACGCTGGACG GTGTTCCAGAGGAGGATGGACGGCTCGGTGAACTTCTACAGACCCTGGGACCACTACAAGTTTGGCTTTGGGACCGCAGCAGGAGAGTACTGGCTGG GTCTGGAGAGTCTGTTCCACCTGACCCAGAGGAAGAGATACGAGCTGCGGGTCGACATGGAGGACTTCAGTGGAACCAGAGCGTTTGCTCGTTACTCCTCGTTCTCCATCGACTCAGAGTCTGAGGGATACAGGCTGCATGTGTCTGGATTCAGTAACGGAGGGGCAG GAGACGCCCTGAGTCTCATCAGTGGACTTAAGTTCTCCACCTTCGACAGAGACCAGGACACCTGGGACAACAACTGTGCCAGGTCCTTCCTGGGGGCGTTCTGGTACAGTAACTGTCACAGCGCAAATCCCAACGGGGTCTATCGCTGGGGGGCTGACGGCGCTCTCTATGCTGTTGGAGTTTCTTGGTACCCATGGAAGGGTCATGACTACTCCATGAAGACCTTCAGCATGAAGATCCGTCCTGTGCAGTGA
- the LOC113135123 gene encoding phytanoyl-CoA hydroxylase-interacting protein-like isoform X1 — protein MLDQTGTKTPDDSGSNQNYNALHMHVLVEMRAHLSVCMYACLALVGLVKLSTGCVFQAQTLQTLASGIRTTCQFLSRSRSVTSPAIPSRSAGTWTAEAERGSHTTSSTSTKRRTGRRTGSNTRLDVPTKLVAKAVPLPMTVRGHWFLSPRTEYTVAAQTAAKQPDGEYSVSQWSEIIEFCTADYSTVHLDQLLQKAEAIAGRMLPFSVFYRNQQREFFCQARDAQCHCMLPAVKDSSGSRGSPISGKLEGIFFSCNTEFNTGEPPQDSPYGSYRFQIQADILFNQNTNIYFGDFYCMYTSYHYVILVLAPDGSKGDVFCKGRLPALDRSNNPFLTCSKEAEGSPCFRHAQDVILEVIYTEPVDLSLGTVSQIRGHQLMSLSTLNAKKDPSCKICNISVGR, from the exons ATGCTGGACCAAACCGGGACTAAAACACCTGATGATAGTGGATCAAACCAGAACTACAATGCACTACACATGCACGTGTTGGTGGAAATGAGAgcacacctgtctgtctgtatgtatgcatgtctgGCTTTAGTGGGGTTAGTAAAACTCTCAACCGGGTGTGTTTTCCAGGCACAGACTCTGCAGACGCTGGCATCAGGGATCAGGACAACCTGCCAGTTCCTCAGCAGATCCAGATCAGTAACGTCACCTGCGATTCCTTCAAGATCAGCTGGGACATGGACCGCAGAGGCCGAGAGAGGATCACACACTACTTCATCGACCTCAACAAAAAGGAGAACAGGAAGGAGAACCGGTTCAAACACAAGGTTG gacGTGCCAACGAAGCTGGTGGCGAAGGCGGTCCCCCTGCCGATGACGGTGAGAGGTCACTGGTTCCTGAGTCCTCGGACAGAGTACACCGTGGCTGCCCAGACAGCCGCCAAACAGCCGGACGGAGAGTACAGCGTTTCTCAGTGGAGCGAGATTATCGAGTTCTGCACCGCAG ATTACTCCACAGTCCATCTGgaccagctgctgcagaaagcTGAAGCGATCGCTGGCAGGATGCTGCCGTTCTCCGTCTTCTATAGAAACCAGCAGAGGGAGTTCTTCTGCCAAGCCAG AGACGCTCAGTGTCACTGCATGCTGCCAGCGGTCAAAGACAGCAGTGGCAGCCGTGGGTCGCCCATCAGCGGCAAACTGGAGGGGATCTTCTTTAGCTGCAACACAGAGTTCAACACAGGAGAACCCCCCCAGGACTCCCCATATGGATCTTACCGCTTCCAG ATCCAGGCAGACATACTCTTCAACCAGAACACCAACATCTACTTTGGGGATTTCTACTGCATGTACACGTCCTACCACTACGTCATCCTGGTCCTGGCTCCAGATGGCTCCAAAGGAGACGTCTTCTGCAAAGGGAGGCTACCGGCCTTGGACAGATCCAACAACCCCTTCCTGACCTGCAGCAAGGAGGCCGAGGGATCGCCGTGTTTCCGTCACGCTCAGGACGTCATCCTGGAGGTGATCTACACGGAGCCGGTGGATCTGTCTTTAGGGACCGTGTCTCAGATCAGGGGACACCAACTCATGAGCCTGTCCACTCTAAATGCCAAGAAAGACCCCAGCTGTAAGATCTGCAACATCAGCGTGGGCCGCTAG
- the LOC113135123 gene encoding phytanoyl-CoA hydroxylase-interacting protein-like isoform X2, with protein sequence MSGFSGVSKTLNRVCFPGTDSADAGIRDQDNLPVPQQIQISNVTCDSFKISWDMDRRGRERITHYFIDLNKKENRKENRFKHKDVPTKLVAKAVPLPMTVRGHWFLSPRTEYTVAAQTAAKQPDGEYSVSQWSEIIEFCTADYSTVHLDQLLQKAEAIAGRMLPFSVFYRNQQREFFCQARDAQCHCMLPAVKDSSGSRGSPISGKLEGIFFSCNTEFNTGEPPQDSPYGSYRFQIQADILFNQNTNIYFGDFYCMYTSYHYVILVLAPDGSKGDVFCKGRLPALDRSNNPFLTCSKEAEGSPCFRHAQDVILEVIYTEPVDLSLGTVSQIRGHQLMSLSTLNAKKDPSCKICNISVGR encoded by the exons atgtctgGCTTTAGTGGGGTTAGTAAAACTCTCAACCGGGTGTGTTTTCCAGGCACAGACTCTGCAGACGCTGGCATCAGGGATCAGGACAACCTGCCAGTTCCTCAGCAGATCCAGATCAGTAACGTCACCTGCGATTCCTTCAAGATCAGCTGGGACATGGACCGCAGAGGCCGAGAGAGGATCACACACTACTTCATCGACCTCAACAAAAAGGAGAACAGGAAGGAGAACCGGTTCAAACACAAG gacGTGCCAACGAAGCTGGTGGCGAAGGCGGTCCCCCTGCCGATGACGGTGAGAGGTCACTGGTTCCTGAGTCCTCGGACAGAGTACACCGTGGCTGCCCAGACAGCCGCCAAACAGCCGGACGGAGAGTACAGCGTTTCTCAGTGGAGCGAGATTATCGAGTTCTGCACCGCAG ATTACTCCACAGTCCATCTGgaccagctgctgcagaaagcTGAAGCGATCGCTGGCAGGATGCTGCCGTTCTCCGTCTTCTATAGAAACCAGCAGAGGGAGTTCTTCTGCCAAGCCAG AGACGCTCAGTGTCACTGCATGCTGCCAGCGGTCAAAGACAGCAGTGGCAGCCGTGGGTCGCCCATCAGCGGCAAACTGGAGGGGATCTTCTTTAGCTGCAACACAGAGTTCAACACAGGAGAACCCCCCCAGGACTCCCCATATGGATCTTACCGCTTCCAG ATCCAGGCAGACATACTCTTCAACCAGAACACCAACATCTACTTTGGGGATTTCTACTGCATGTACACGTCCTACCACTACGTCATCCTGGTCCTGGCTCCAGATGGCTCCAAAGGAGACGTCTTCTGCAAAGGGAGGCTACCGGCCTTGGACAGATCCAACAACCCCTTCCTGACCTGCAGCAAGGAGGCCGAGGGATCGCCGTGTTTCCGTCACGCTCAGGACGTCATCCTGGAGGTGATCTACACGGAGCCGGTGGATCTGTCTTTAGGGACCGTGTCTCAGATCAGGGGACACCAACTCATGAGCCTGTCCACTCTAAATGCCAAGAAAGACCCCAGCTGTAAGATCTGCAACATCAGCGTGGGCCGCTAG